A segment of the Nitrospinaceae bacterium genome:
GCTCACGCTCTAGAGCAAGGCGAAGAAGTGATTGATTTTAGGTGGAATTACTAATTCGCCATGCACAGCTCCCATCTCTTTGCAATTAGGAATTCGCCATGCACAGGGTTGACCTTGCCCCTTCAAACCGGTCCAAGCTGAATGAGAGGATTTTCGATACTCTTTCGGTAAGACCGCCCAACCCGGGAGGGGATTTAGATGAGCAAGAAGCGCCATACCCCCGAGCAGATCATATCCAAGCTGAGAGAGGCTGAGATTCTACTATCTCAGGGACGAACCGTACCCGTGGCCTGCAAGCGCATCGAGGTCTCAGAGCAGACGTACTATCGCTGGCGAAAAGACTACGGGGGACTCCGTACAGACCAAGCCAAGCGATTCAAGGAACTGGAGCGTGAGAATGTCCGCCTCAAGAGGCTCGTGGCCGACCAGGCGTTGGACAACGCCATCTTGAAGGAAGTCGCCTCGGGAAACTTCTGAGCCCGTCCAAAAGGAGGCGGGCTGTGGAACATACATGTGAGCTTTTTCAGGTATCGGAGCGGCGAGCTTGCCGTGTCATGAGGCAGGCCCGCTCGACACAGCGCTATCAGCCCAGGTGCAGGGGTGATGAGGAGAGACTCACCGCCAGTGTGGTGGAGCTGGCCAGTCTATACGGGCGCTGGGGGTATCGTCGGATAGGCAGGCTGCTTCGAGAAGAGGGTTGGCGTGTGAACGATAAAAGAGCCGCGCGCATCTGGAGGCAGGAGGGTCTCAAGATTCCTCAAAGACAACCCAAGCGAGGAAGATTGTGGCTGAACGATGGTTCCTGCGTGAGAAGACGCCCCGAGCACCCCAATCATGTCTGGGCGTATGACTTCTGTGCCGACAGGACCCACGACGGGCGTCCTCTTCGGAT
Coding sequences within it:
- a CDS encoding transposase produces the protein MEHTCELFQVSERRACRVMRQARSTQRYQPRCRGDEERLTASVVELASLYGRWGYRRIGRLLREEGWRVNDKRAARIWRQEGLKIPQRQPKRGRLWLNDGSCVRRRPEHPNHVWAYDFCADRTHDGRPLRMLAIVDEFTRECLSIDVGRKLRSDDVLARLTELFVQRGLPEHIRSDNGSEFTSKRVRNWL
- a CDS encoding transposase encodes the protein MSKKRHTPEQIISKLREAEILLSQGRTVPVACKRIEVSEQTYYRWRKDYGGLRTDQAKRFKELERENVRLKRLVADQALDNAILKEVASGNF